One Actinomadura viridis genomic region harbors:
- a CDS encoding holo-ACP synthase, with protein sequence MIVGVGIDVVDIARFERSLERTPGLRDRLFTEVERGMAGRSLAARFAAKEALAKALGAPRGLLWTDAEIGRAEDGRPVLRVAGTVAEAAAGRGVTRWHVSLSHDAGVATAVVIAESESG encoded by the coding sequence GTGATCGTGGGAGTGGGGATCGACGTCGTGGACATCGCCAGGTTCGAGCGTTCGCTGGAGCGCACCCCGGGCTTGCGGGACCGGCTGTTCACCGAGGTGGAACGGGGGATGGCCGGGCGGTCACTGGCGGCCCGCTTCGCCGCGAAGGAGGCGCTGGCCAAGGCGCTGGGCGCGCCCCGCGGCCTGCTGTGGACCGACGCGGAGATCGGGCGGGCCGAGGACGGCCGTCCCGTCCTGCGGGTGGCCGGGACCGTCGCCGAGGCGGCGGCCGGGCGCGGGGTCACGCGCTGGCACGTCTCGCTCAGCCATGACGCCGGCGTCGCCACCGCCGTCGTGATCGCCGAGTCCGAGTCTGGGTAG
- the tsaE gene encoding tRNA (adenosine(37)-N6)-threonylcarbamoyltransferase complex ATPase subunit type 1 TsaE → MEKSEERSVGVTLEVPTTEDMRRLGLRLGDLLRPGDLLVLTGDLGAGKTTLTQGIGEGLKVRGPITSPTFVIARVHPSLAGGPALVHVDAYRLGGFAELDDLDLDASAEESVTVVEWGEGLAEGLADARLEVIISRGDGSGEPGETRKVKIIGVGDRWAGLERDLR, encoded by the coding sequence ATGGAGAAGAGCGAGGAGCGGAGCGTGGGCGTCACCCTGGAGGTTCCCACCACGGAGGACATGCGGCGGCTCGGGCTGCGGCTGGGCGATCTGCTGCGGCCCGGCGACCTGCTGGTCCTCACCGGCGATCTGGGGGCGGGCAAGACCACGCTGACCCAGGGGATCGGCGAGGGCCTGAAGGTGCGGGGGCCGATCACCTCGCCGACGTTCGTCATCGCGCGGGTGCACCCCTCGCTGGCGGGCGGTCCGGCGCTGGTCCACGTGGACGCCTACCGGCTGGGCGGTTTCGCGGAACTCGACGATCTCGATCTGGACGCCTCGGCGGAGGAATCGGTCACCGTCGTGGAATGGGGCGAGGGGCTGGCCGAGGGCCTGGCGGACGCCCGGCTGGAAGTGATCATTTCTCGGGGGGACGGCTCCGGAGAGCCTGGAGAGACCCGGAAAGTAAAGATCATTGGGGTCGGCGACCGGTGGGCCGGCCTGGAACGGGATCTTCGCTGA
- a CDS encoding DUF397 domain-containing protein, with protein sequence MTSAEFDSISWRKGSRCAANGTCVEIAAMGTVRAIAARDAKHGDASPVLLFSVREWRAFTDRVKQGDLDASL encoded by the coding sequence GTGACCTCCGCCGAATTCGATTCGATCTCCTGGCGCAAGGGTAGTCGCTGCGCCGCCAACGGCACGTGCGTGGAAATCGCAGCAATGGGGACAGTTCGGGCAATAGCCGCCCGAGATGCCAAACACGGCGATGCCAGTCCGGTCCTGCTGTTCTCGGTCCGAGAATGGCGCGCGTTCACGGACCGGGTCAAGCAAGGGGATCTCGACGCGTCCCTCTGA
- the glmS gene encoding glutamine--fructose-6-phosphate transaminase (isomerizing): MCGIVGYVGAKPALDVVIEGLARLEYRGYDSAGVAVLADGALATAKRAGKLVNLRTALAEEPPPAGTLGMGHTRWATHGPPNDRNAHPHTDCSGTVAVIHNGIIENFAELRAELEERGHKLSSDTDTEAVAHLLEDELASAGGLAEAMRRVCGRLEGAFTLVAVHTGDADLVVGARRNSPLVVGVGDGENFLASDVAAFIAHTRDAIELGQDQVVELRSGGVTVTDFAGRPAEVKEYHVDWDVSAAEKGGYDYFMLKEIAEQPRAVADTLLGRIGADGRLHLDEMRISDQELREVDKIIIVACGTSYHAGLIAKYAIEHWAGLPCEVELASEFRYRDPILSRSTLVIAISQSGETMDALMAVRHAREQHAKLLGICNVNGSTLPRECDGVLYTHAGPEIAVASTKAFLTQLVAVYLIALYLAQVRGTKWGDEVFAMVQLLAQMPEKVDKVLETMEPVRELARSLAGERCVLFLGRHVGFPVALEGALKLKELAYMHAEGFAAGELKHGPIALIEEGLPVVVVVPPRARDVLHDKIVSNIQEIRARGARTIVIAEEGDASVEPYADTLIAVPAVPTLLQPLVTTVPLQVFACELATAKGHDVDQPRNLAKSVTVE; encoded by the coding sequence ATGTGCGGAATCGTTGGGTACGTGGGCGCCAAGCCGGCACTGGACGTCGTCATCGAGGGACTGGCGCGGCTGGAGTACCGGGGTTACGACTCGGCCGGGGTGGCGGTCCTGGCCGACGGGGCCCTGGCGACGGCCAAGCGCGCCGGCAAGCTGGTCAACCTGCGCACCGCGCTGGCGGAGGAGCCCCCGCCCGCCGGGACGCTGGGCATGGGGCACACCCGGTGGGCCACGCACGGCCCGCCGAACGACCGCAACGCGCACCCGCACACCGACTGCTCGGGGACGGTCGCGGTCATCCACAACGGGATCATCGAGAACTTCGCCGAGCTGCGGGCCGAGCTGGAGGAGCGCGGGCACAAGCTCTCCTCCGACACCGACACCGAGGCCGTCGCGCACCTCCTGGAGGACGAGCTGGCGTCCGCCGGGGGACTGGCCGAGGCCATGCGGCGCGTCTGCGGCCGGCTCGAAGGCGCGTTCACCCTGGTGGCGGTGCACACCGGCGACGCCGACCTGGTGGTGGGCGCCCGCCGCAACTCCCCGCTGGTCGTCGGCGTGGGGGACGGCGAGAACTTCCTGGCCAGCGACGTGGCCGCGTTCATCGCCCACACCCGCGACGCGATCGAGCTGGGCCAGGACCAGGTCGTCGAGCTGCGTTCGGGCGGGGTGACCGTCACCGACTTCGCGGGCCGCCCGGCCGAGGTGAAGGAGTACCACGTCGACTGGGACGTGTCGGCCGCGGAGAAGGGCGGCTACGACTACTTCATGCTCAAGGAGATCGCCGAGCAGCCGCGGGCGGTCGCCGACACCCTGCTCGGCCGGATCGGTGCCGACGGCCGGCTCCACCTGGACGAGATGCGCATCTCCGACCAGGAGCTGCGCGAGGTCGACAAGATCATCATCGTGGCCTGCGGCACGTCCTACCACGCGGGCCTGATCGCCAAGTACGCCATCGAGCACTGGGCCGGGCTGCCCTGCGAAGTGGAGCTGGCCAGCGAGTTCCGCTACCGGGACCCGATCCTGAGCCGCAGCACGCTGGTCATCGCGATCTCGCAGTCCGGCGAGACCATGGACGCGCTGATGGCGGTCCGGCACGCCCGCGAGCAGCACGCCAAGCTGCTCGGCATCTGCAACGTCAACGGCTCGACGCTGCCCCGCGAGTGCGACGGCGTGCTCTACACCCACGCCGGCCCCGAGATCGCGGTCGCCTCCACCAAGGCGTTCCTCACCCAGCTCGTCGCCGTCTACCTCATCGCGCTGTACCTGGCCCAGGTCCGGGGCACCAAGTGGGGCGACGAGGTCTTCGCCATGGTCCAGCTCCTGGCGCAGATGCCGGAGAAGGTGGACAAGGTCCTGGAGACCATGGAGCCCGTACGTGAGCTGGCCCGTTCGCTGGCGGGCGAGCGGTGCGTGCTGTTCCTCGGGCGTCACGTGGGCTTCCCGGTCGCGCTGGAGGGCGCGCTCAAGCTCAAGGAGCTCGCCTACATGCATGCCGAGGGGTTCGCGGCGGGTGAGCTCAAGCACGGCCCCATCGCGCTCATCGAGGAGGGGCTGCCGGTCGTCGTGGTGGTGCCCCCGCGCGCCCGGGACGTGCTGCACGACAAGATCGTGTCGAACATCCAGGAGATCCGCGCCCGGGGCGCCCGGACGATCGTGATCGCCGAGGAGGGCGACGCGTCGGTCGAGCCGTACGCCGACACCCTGATCGCCGTCCCCGCCGTCCCCACCCTGCTCCAGCCCCTGGTGACCACGGTCCCGCTCCAGGTCTTCGCCTGCGAGCTGGCGACCGCCAAGGGCCACGACGTCGACCAGCCGCGCAACCTGGCCAAGTCCGTCACGGTCGAGTAG
- a CDS encoding NAD(P)H-hydrate dehydratase has product MRYAHEVGKVRAAERALMARLPEGALMQRAAAGLAAVCARLLPALYGADVVLLVGGGDNGGDALYAGARLARRGARVTAVPASPRIHRAGLGALRAAGGRVLGQAPPEEEAAGAVAGADLIIDGLTGIGGTGALREPHATLARLASEAPGTVVACDVPSGVDAGSGRVDGPAVRADVTVTFGTHKPGLLIDPGAAYCGVVELVDIGLGPDLPDPDVVAARPEDVRPPEPGPESDKYRRGVVGIIAGGERFTGAAVLAAGGAVHGGAGMVRFASAPHAVELVRQRWPEAVTTVIEPKPDALERIGRVQAWVVGPGLGTDRDGETLVEAVLGTDLPVLVDADGLTVLARRRDLLRRTAPTLLTPHAGELARLIGADRDAIEAARLDHVRRAAAELSATVLLKGSTTLVAEEDRPVRVNPTGTPRLATAGTGDVLSGLVGALLAGGLPALDAAASGAYLHGLAARIAAAGGPPAPGREPGERSGEAPISAYDVITALPAAFRAVW; this is encoded by the coding sequence ATGAGGTACGCGCACGAGGTCGGCAAGGTCCGGGCCGCGGAGCGGGCGCTGATGGCCCGGCTGCCCGAGGGCGCCCTGATGCAGCGGGCCGCCGCCGGGCTGGCGGCCGTCTGCGCCCGGCTCCTCCCCGCGTTGTACGGGGCCGACGTGGTCCTGCTGGTCGGCGGCGGGGACAACGGCGGGGACGCGCTGTACGCGGGGGCGCGGCTGGCGCGCCGGGGCGCCCGCGTCACGGCCGTCCCGGCGAGCCCGCGGATCCACCGGGCCGGGCTCGGCGCCCTGCGCGCGGCCGGCGGGCGGGTGCTCGGGCAGGCGCCGCCGGAGGAGGAGGCGGCCGGGGCCGTCGCCGGGGCGGACCTGATCATCGACGGGCTGACCGGGATCGGCGGGACGGGCGCGCTGCGCGAGCCGCACGCCACGCTGGCCCGGCTGGCGTCGGAGGCCCCCGGGACGGTCGTCGCCTGCGACGTGCCGAGCGGGGTGGACGCGGGATCGGGCCGGGTGGACGGCCCGGCCGTCCGGGCCGACGTGACCGTCACCTTCGGCACCCACAAGCCCGGCCTGCTGATCGACCCGGGCGCGGCGTACTGCGGCGTGGTGGAGCTGGTGGACATCGGCCTCGGCCCCGACCTGCCCGACCCGGACGTGGTCGCGGCCCGTCCCGAGGACGTCCGGCCGCCCGAGCCCGGCCCCGAGTCCGACAAGTACCGGCGCGGGGTGGTCGGGATCATCGCGGGCGGGGAGCGGTTCACCGGGGCCGCCGTGCTCGCCGCCGGAGGCGCGGTGCACGGGGGAGCGGGGATGGTGCGGTTCGCCTCCGCGCCGCACGCGGTGGAACTCGTCCGGCAGCGCTGGCCCGAGGCGGTGACCACGGTCATCGAGCCGAAACCGGACGCCCTCGAACGGATCGGCCGCGTGCAGGCCTGGGTGGTGGGCCCCGGCCTGGGCACGGACCGCGACGGCGAGACCCTGGTCGAGGCGGTGCTCGGCACCGACCTGCCCGTGCTGGTGGACGCCGACGGCCTGACCGTCCTGGCGCGCCGCCGCGACCTGCTGCGGCGAACGGCGCCGACGCTGCTGACCCCCCACGCCGGGGAGCTGGCCCGGCTGATCGGCGCGGACCGGGACGCGATCGAGGCGGCGCGGCTGGACCACGTGCGGCGGGCGGCGGCCGAGCTGTCGGCGACGGTGCTGCTCAAGGGCTCGACGACGCTGGTGGCCGAGGAGGACCGCCCGGTCCGGGTCAACCCGACCGGCACGCCGCGGCTGGCCACCGCCGGCACCGGCGACGTGCTGTCGGGCCTGGTCGGGGCGCTGCTGGCCGGGGGGCTGCCCGCGCTGGACGCGGCCGCGTCCGGGGCCTACCTGCACGGGCTGGCGGCGCGGATCGCCGCCGCGGGCGGTCCCCCCGCCCCCGGACGGGAACCGGGCGAACGGTCCGGAGAGGCCCCGATCAGCGCGTACGACGTGATCACCGCGCTTCCCGCCGCCTTCCGCGCGGTGTGGTGA
- a CDS encoding helix-turn-helix domain-containing protein: MSASPRPSVRQRRLAAELRRIREQIGLTGDEVADRLDWSTAKVSRIENARTGAKIADVRLLLDLYEVGGARREEIIALAHDAAERGWWEEYRDLIGGYPDYIAMEAEASLIRQWETHTIPGLLQTEDYARTVVSGWNTIAATPPREIDRRVEVRMRRQEILRREPSSVELWIVIDESALWRLVGDDSVMAHQMRHLFTVTKLPNVRVQIFPMSAQHPLMEGSFTLLEFAASHDITFPDIVHTESLAVSHFEDEVTTHLYRLAHDTLAESALEPAESRDMIAEILNRWEQQITD, translated from the coding sequence ATGAGCGCATCCCCACGTCCTTCCGTACGGCAGCGCAGGCTCGCCGCCGAACTGCGCCGGATACGCGAGCAGATCGGGCTCACCGGAGACGAGGTGGCGGACCGGCTGGACTGGTCGACCGCCAAGGTGAGCCGGATCGAGAACGCGCGTACCGGCGCCAAGATCGCCGACGTCCGGCTGCTGCTCGACCTGTACGAGGTCGGCGGCGCGCGCCGCGAGGAGATCATCGCGCTGGCGCACGACGCCGCCGAACGCGGATGGTGGGAGGAGTACCGCGATCTGATCGGCGGCTACCCCGACTACATCGCCATGGAGGCGGAGGCGAGCCTGATCCGTCAATGGGAGACGCACACCATCCCGGGGCTGTTGCAGACCGAGGACTACGCCCGGACGGTCGTCTCCGGATGGAACACCATCGCGGCCACCCCGCCGCGCGAGATCGACCGCCGGGTCGAGGTCCGGATGCGGCGCCAGGAGATCCTGCGGCGCGAGCCCTCCTCGGTGGAGCTGTGGATCGTGATCGACGAATCCGCTCTCTGGCGACTGGTCGGGGATGATTCAGTCATGGCACACCAAATGCGCCATCTTTTCACGGTCACAAAGCTCCCCAATGTGCGAGTTCAGATATTCCCGATGAGTGCCCAGCACCCGCTCATGGAAGGCTCTTTCACGCTGCTGGAGTTCGCCGCTTCGCATGACATCACCTTTCCCGATATCGTGCATACCGAGAGTCTGGCGGTAAGCCATTTCGAGGACGAGGTGACGACACATCTGTACCGGCTCGCCCATGACACTTTGGCCGAGTCGGCGCTGGAGCCGGCCGAGTCCAGGGACATGATCGCGGAGATTCTCAACAGATGGGAACAACAAATCACAGACTGA
- a CDS encoding alpha/beta fold hydrolase — translation MASGRRRRMGVAGAVAGVGAAGVGAAVGLRRLAVGRVRLRPDPDADEPFGELRGRPLTVQADDGVPLYVEVDGPDDAPLTIVFSHGYTLNQDSWHFQRRDLAAGLDRAAGRDHGKDHAKDHGKDHAKYAKHAKRPGAKQPGGRRLRLVFWDQRSHGRSGRSKPTHATVDQTGEDLYTVLRATVEPDAPVVLVGHSMGGMSVMALAHRHPELFEGGKGEPRVVGVALVNTSCGDLAEMTLGLPLVLAKVLRPLAPGTLRGLGRQADLVDRARALGADFAFIVTRRMAFADRYVSPTVVAFLEQMIRATPIDVIAEFYPELLAHDKTAALETIGRVPVLVMSGGEDRLTPPQHGRSIAEALPDAEYVEVGDAGHVLPLEYPGVVTGGLRRLVGRIGSAREERTA, via the coding sequence ATGGCTAGCGGTCGCAGGCGCAGGATGGGCGTCGCCGGCGCGGTGGCGGGCGTCGGCGCGGCCGGCGTGGGCGCCGCCGTGGGGCTGCGCCGGCTGGCGGTGGGCCGGGTCCGGCTGCGGCCCGACCCCGACGCCGACGAGCCGTTCGGCGAGCTGCGCGGCCGGCCGCTCACCGTCCAGGCCGACGACGGGGTGCCGCTGTACGTGGAGGTGGACGGCCCCGACGACGCCCCGCTGACCATCGTCTTCAGCCACGGCTACACCCTCAACCAGGACTCCTGGCACTTCCAGCGGCGCGACCTGGCCGCCGGCCTCGACCGCGCCGCCGGCAGGGACCACGGCAAGGACCACGCCAAGGATCACGGCAAGGACCACGCCAAGTACGCCAAGCACGCCAAGCGGCCCGGCGCCAAGCAGCCCGGGGGCAGGCGGCTCAGGCTGGTCTTCTGGGACCAGCGCAGCCACGGCCGATCGGGACGCAGCAAGCCCACCCACGCCACCGTCGACCAGACCGGCGAGGACCTCTACACGGTGCTGCGGGCCACGGTCGAGCCGGACGCCCCCGTCGTCCTGGTCGGTCATTCCATGGGCGGCATGTCGGTCATGGCCTTGGCGCACCGCCACCCCGAGCTCTTCGAGGGCGGCAAGGGCGAGCCCCGCGTGGTCGGGGTCGCGCTGGTCAACACCTCATGCGGCGACCTGGCCGAGATGACGCTGGGCCTGCCGCTGGTCCTGGCCAAGGTGCTGCGTCCCTTGGCGCCCGGTACGCTGCGCGGTCTGGGCCGGCAGGCCGACCTGGTCGACCGCGCTCGGGCGCTGGGCGCCGACTTCGCGTTCATCGTCACCCGCCGGATGGCGTTCGCCGACCGGTACGTGAGCCCGACGGTGGTCGCCTTCCTGGAACAGATGATCAGGGCGACGCCGATCGACGTGATCGCCGAGTTCTATCCGGAACTGCTCGCCCACGACAAGACCGCCGCCCTGGAGACGATCGGCAGGGTGCCGGTGCTGGTGATGTCGGGCGGCGAGGACCGGCTGACGCCGCCCCAGCACGGCCGGTCCATCGCCGAGGCCCTGCCGGACGCGGAGTACGTGGAGGTCGGCGACGCCGGGCACGTCCTGCCGCTGGAATACCCCGGCGTGGTCACCGGGGGGCTGCGGCGCCTGGTCGGCAGGATCGGATCGGCACGCGAGGAACGCACCGCGTGA
- the alr gene encoding alanine racemase — protein MRSPAEARVDLDAISGNVASLRERAGGAEVMAMVKAEAYGHGLIPAARAALAGGATWLGVAKVAEGLRLRAEGLTGVRTLVSLGVPGEPYDQAIAADIDLTAGAPWMVREIADAAVRAGRPARIHLKADTGMSRGGAGAEEWPALVEAALAAEAAGHLRVVGLMSHFACADEPGHPSNASQLAVFREMVEHAEKAGVRPEVRHLSNSAATLTLPEARFDLVRPGIAIYGLTPVPEAGTFGLRPAMTLVAGTALVKRVPAGSGVSYGHTYVTGRETNLAVVPAGYGDGIPRHGSSLLEVLAGGARRRIAGRVCMDQFVIDLGDDTLAAGDEIVLFGPGDRGEPTAQEWADALGTISYEIVTRIGSRVPRVYTGQAAGGGVDG, from the coding sequence ATGAGGAGTCCAGCAGAGGCACGCGTCGATCTCGACGCCATCAGCGGCAATGTGGCGTCGCTACGCGAGCGCGCCGGAGGCGCTGAGGTCATGGCCATGGTGAAGGCCGAGGCGTACGGCCACGGCCTGATCCCCGCCGCCCGCGCCGCCCTCGCCGGCGGCGCCACCTGGCTGGGCGTGGCCAAGGTGGCCGAGGGGCTTCGGTTGCGCGCGGAGGGCCTGACCGGTGTGCGGACGCTGGTCTCTCTGGGCGTGCCGGGCGAGCCGTACGACCAGGCGATCGCGGCGGACATCGACCTGACCGCGGGCGCTCCCTGGATGGTCCGGGAGATCGCCGACGCCGCGGTCCGCGCGGGCCGGCCCGCGCGGATCCACCTGAAGGCCGACACGGGGATGTCCCGGGGCGGCGCGGGGGCGGAGGAGTGGCCCGCGCTGGTGGAGGCGGCGCTGGCCGCCGAGGCCGCCGGGCACCTGCGCGTGGTGGGGTTGATGTCCCATTTCGCCTGCGCCGACGAGCCGGGGCACCCCTCGAACGCGAGCCAGCTCGCGGTCTTCCGGGAGATGGTCGAGCACGCGGAGAAGGCCGGTGTCAGGCCCGAGGTCCGGCACCTGTCCAACTCGGCCGCGACGCTGACCCTCCCCGAGGCGCGGTTCGACCTCGTCCGCCCCGGGATCGCCATCTACGGGCTGACGCCGGTCCCGGAGGCCGGTACCTTCGGGCTGCGGCCGGCCATGACGCTGGTCGCCGGCACGGCCCTGGTCAAGCGGGTCCCCGCGGGCAGCGGCGTGTCGTACGGGCACACCTACGTCACCGGACGGGAGACCAACCTGGCCGTCGTGCCCGCCGGCTACGGCGACGGGATCCCCCGGCACGGTTCCAGCCTGCTGGAAGTGCTGGCGGGGGGCGCGCGGCGCCGGATCGCCGGGCGGGTGTGCATGGACCAGTTCGTGATCGACCTGGGCGACGACACGCTCGCCGCCGGGGACGAGATCGTGCTGTTCGGGCCGGGCGACCGCGGCGAGCCCACCGCCCAGGAATGGGCGGACGCGCTGGGGACGATCTCGTACGAGATCGTCACCCGCATCGGGTCCCGGGTGCCCCGCGTGTACACCGGGCAGGCCGCCGGAGGGGGCGTGGATGGCTAG
- a CDS encoding DUF397 domain-containing protein, translating to MRPDRPTPLRWRRSGYCQTNNGCVEVARSEGPGGPSAALRDGTLPESGAVLSLTPAGWRSFLTAVRAGAFDRPPQAGPPPASSPASSPSGRAATRP from the coding sequence ATGCGACCCGACAGACCGACGCCGCTCCGCTGGAGGCGGAGCGGGTACTGCCAGACCAACAACGGCTGCGTCGAAGTCGCGCGGTCGGAGGGCCCCGGCGGGCCCTCGGCCGCGCTCAGGGACGGCACCCTCCCGGAGAGCGGCGCGGTGCTCTCCCTGACCCCCGCCGGGTGGCGGTCCTTCCTGACGGCCGTGAGGGCGGGGGCCTTCGACCGTCCGCCGCAGGCCGGGCCCCCGCCGGCCTCCTCGCCGGCCTCCTCGCCGTCCGGCCGGGCCGCTACTCGACCGTGA